The Urbifossiella limnaea genome has a window encoding:
- a CDS encoding beta-propeller domain-containing protein, protein MRLILSGVIALSLAAVAAADPPVYRVLAQDKGHVALVGKDGKVEWEVECKYNSHDIQLLPNGNVLLHTGPATVTEMTPDKKVVWRYEAKPAGDNKGRVEVHAFQRLADGTTMVAESGNRRIVEVDAAGKIVRQVSLSVKRPDAHRDTRLVRKLPTGNYLVCQEGDGLVREYDPAGKTVWEYALELGGKKEAPGHGPESYGTSVFGAVRLANGNTVIAGGNNHRVLEVDRAGRVVWSLDQKELPGITLAWVTTLHALPNGNLIVGNCHAGPDQPQLFEVTRDKKVVWTFRNRQVFGNDLAAAQVLDIPGVIR, encoded by the coding sequence ATGCGACTGATCCTCTCCGGTGTCATCGCCCTGTCACTCGCCGCCGTCGCCGCAGCGGACCCGCCAGTGTACCGCGTCCTGGCGCAGGACAAGGGGCACGTCGCGCTCGTCGGGAAGGACGGCAAGGTCGAGTGGGAGGTGGAGTGCAAGTACAATTCGCACGACATCCAGCTGCTGCCGAACGGCAACGTCCTGCTCCACACCGGCCCCGCGACCGTCACCGAGATGACGCCGGACAAAAAGGTGGTGTGGCGGTACGAGGCGAAGCCGGCCGGCGACAACAAGGGCCGCGTCGAGGTCCACGCCTTCCAGCGGTTGGCGGACGGGACAACGATGGTCGCCGAGAGCGGAAACCGGCGGATCGTCGAGGTGGACGCCGCCGGCAAGATCGTGCGCCAGGTGTCGCTGTCGGTCAAGCGGCCCGACGCGCACCGCGACACGCGGCTGGTGCGGAAGCTACCGACCGGCAACTACCTCGTTTGCCAGGAAGGCGACGGCCTCGTCCGCGAGTACGACCCGGCCGGGAAAACGGTGTGGGAGTACGCCCTGGAGTTGGGTGGGAAGAAGGAGGCGCCGGGTCACGGCCCAGAGAGCTACGGCACGAGCGTGTTCGGGGCGGTGCGGCTGGCCAACGGCAACACCGTGATCGCCGGCGGGAACAACCACCGCGTTCTCGAGGTGGACCGCGCCGGCAGGGTGGTGTGGAGCCTCGATCAGAAAGAGTTGCCTGGTATCACACTGGCGTGGGTCACGACGCTGCACGCGCTGCCGAACGGGAACCTGATCGTCGGCAACTGCCACGCCGGCCCGGACCAGCCGCAGCTCTTCGAGGTGACGCGGGACAAGAAGGTGGTGTGGACGTTCCGCAACCGGCAGGTGTTCGGCAATGACCTGGCCGCCGCGCAAGTGCTCGACATCCCGGGAGTGATTCGCTGA
- a CDS encoding dihydrodipicolinate synthase family protein, which produces MLDPIAMIRPRRPVTGMSAILLPFTDDGDIDWPAFDAHVARTAAAGLVPAVNMDTGFGNLITDDTKCHALDRTRTVLGGGRFVAGAFVGDAPGSRFDADAYARAMAPIVERGGTPVIFQSYGLTRLPDPELVAAYETLGRHCDGLIGFELGTMFAPFGKIYSLDAYRGLLGVRKLIGAKHSSLDRVQEWERLQLRDAVRPDFLVLTGNDLAIDMVMYGSDYLLGLSTFAPDLFALRDRYWKDGDPRFHGLNDVLQYLGFFAFRAPVPAYKHSAAMFLKLGGWVGCDNTHPRSPTRPDSDRAVLKGIAEMLGV; this is translated from the coding sequence ATGCTCGACCCGATCGCCATGATCCGCCCGCGGCGGCCGGTCACCGGCATGTCCGCCATCCTCCTCCCGTTCACCGACGACGGCGACATCGATTGGCCGGCGTTCGACGCGCACGTCGCCCGCACCGCCGCGGCCGGGCTCGTCCCCGCCGTCAACATGGACACGGGGTTCGGCAACCTCATCACCGACGACACCAAGTGCCACGCCCTCGACCGCACCCGCACCGTCCTCGGCGGCGGCCGGTTCGTCGCCGGGGCGTTCGTCGGCGACGCGCCGGGCAGTCGCTTCGATGCCGACGCCTACGCCCGCGCGATGGCCCCCATCGTGGAGCGCGGCGGCACCCCGGTCATCTTCCAGAGCTACGGCCTCACCAGGCTTCCCGACCCGGAACTGGTCGCCGCCTACGAGACGCTCGGGCGGCACTGCGACGGGCTGATCGGGTTTGAACTCGGCACCATGTTCGCCCCGTTCGGCAAGATTTACTCGCTCGACGCCTACCGCGGCCTGCTCGGCGTGCGGAAGCTGATCGGGGCCAAGCACTCGTCGCTCGACCGCGTGCAGGAGTGGGAACGCCTGCAACTCCGCGACGCGGTGCGGCCCGACTTCCTGGTGCTGACGGGGAACGACCTGGCCATCGACATGGTGATGTACGGCAGCGACTACCTGCTCGGCCTGAGCACGTTCGCGCCGGACCTGTTCGCGCTCCGCGACCGCTACTGGAAGGACGGCGACCCGCGGTTCCACGGGCTCAACGACGTGTTGCAGTACCTGGGGTTCTTCGCGTTCCGGGCGCCGGTGCCGGCGTACAAGCACTCGGCGGCGATGTTCCTGAAGCTCGGCGGCTGGGTCGGCTGCGACAACACCCACCCGCGGAGCCCGACGCGGCCCGACAGCGACCGCGCGGTGCTGAAGGGGATCGCGGAGATGCTGGGGGTGTGA
- a CDS encoding prenyltransferase/squalene oxidase repeat-containing protein gives MPLPRVPAVRAAAVVALLAATSLGGAQEPPPAGQPPGEVQPPAKKAPPAQAGRPLTQAVIDEAVDRGVSFLRQTQTPAGSWGKGTNVGPGGGWAVGYTALCGIALIEAGIPPNDPGIQKAANVVRAAQPKIDHTYEAALAIIFLDRVGEKKDKPLIQGLALRLIAGQSGTGGWGYKVPIVPQSDANLMFGALKQLNPPQTGSTPSLRDRPGSLGLCIKMSDDVRPKPPAKLATGAAADTTKTLANLAAKLRGLPTFIDPARLPLVEPKDKRNDPIVGTTDNSNTHFATIGLWCARRHEVPTERTFALLNRRFQTSQSADGSWGYDFSAEGKSGGSPALTCVALLGLAIGHALDLDKNENVRPEQDPRILKAFKMLGGRVGAPTGFVGGDRPTPKAAGGLYYLWALERIAVLYDVAQLDNKDWYKWGAEILCTHQKPNGSWEDGGYPADHPAINTALAVLFLKRANLTPDLSRRLLIDPSRLTATVNTPAPAPPPPPPPPPEPTPEPTPEPKVETPAPAPAPKAAPAPPPEPVSTPAPKASSNLWLWLALGGGVLLALLGLLAFLMMRKQPEERPRKKGKKAARPRDEDDDDEEEDERPRRRRK, from the coding sequence ATGCCTCTCCCCCGGGTGCCCGCGGTCCGCGCCGCCGCGGTCGTAGCCCTCCTCGCCGCCACGAGCCTCGGCGGCGCACAAGAACCGCCCCCGGCCGGACAGCCGCCCGGCGAGGTGCAACCGCCCGCCAAAAAAGCACCACCCGCCCAGGCGGGCCGGCCGCTCACCCAGGCCGTCATCGACGAGGCCGTCGACCGCGGCGTGAGCTTCCTACGCCAGACGCAGACGCCCGCCGGCTCGTGGGGCAAGGGGACGAACGTCGGCCCCGGCGGGGGTTGGGCCGTCGGCTACACCGCCCTGTGCGGCATCGCCCTGATCGAGGCCGGCATCCCGCCGAACGACCCCGGCATCCAGAAGGCCGCGAACGTCGTCCGCGCCGCGCAGCCGAAGATCGACCACACGTACGAGGCGGCGCTCGCCATCATCTTCCTCGACCGCGTCGGCGAGAAGAAGGACAAGCCGCTGATCCAGGGGCTGGCCCTCCGCCTCATCGCCGGCCAGAGCGGCACCGGCGGCTGGGGCTACAAGGTGCCGATCGTCCCGCAGTCGGACGCGAACCTGATGTTCGGCGCCCTGAAGCAGTTGAACCCGCCGCAGACCGGCAGCACGCCGAGCCTCCGCGACCGCCCCGGCTCGCTGGGCCTGTGCATCAAGATGTCCGACGACGTCCGCCCGAAGCCGCCGGCGAAGCTGGCGACCGGCGCGGCCGCGGACACCACCAAAACCCTCGCCAACCTCGCCGCCAAGCTCCGCGGCCTGCCGACGTTCATCGACCCCGCCCGGCTGCCGCTCGTCGAGCCGAAGGACAAGCGGAACGACCCAATCGTCGGCACCACGGACAACTCGAACACGCACTTCGCCACCATCGGCCTGTGGTGCGCCCGCCGTCACGAGGTGCCGACCGAGCGGACGTTCGCGCTGCTGAACCGCCGCTTCCAGACGAGCCAGTCCGCCGACGGCAGTTGGGGCTACGACTTCTCCGCGGAGGGGAAGTCGGGCGGCTCCCCGGCCCTCACCTGCGTCGCGCTGCTGGGCCTGGCGATCGGCCACGCTCTCGACCTGGACAAGAACGAGAACGTGCGGCCCGAACAAGACCCGCGCATCCTGAAGGCGTTCAAGATGCTCGGGGGCCGGGTCGGGGCGCCGACCGGGTTCGTCGGCGGCGACCGGCCGACGCCGAAGGCGGCCGGCGGGCTGTACTACCTGTGGGCGCTGGAGCGGATCGCGGTGCTGTACGACGTGGCGCAGCTGGACAACAAGGACTGGTACAAGTGGGGCGCCGAAATCCTCTGCACCCACCAGAAGCCGAACGGCAGCTGGGAGGACGGCGGCTACCCGGCCGACCACCCGGCGATCAACACGGCGCTGGCGGTGCTGTTCCTGAAGCGGGCCAACCTCACGCCCGACCTGTCGCGGCGGCTGCTGATCGACCCGTCGCGGCTGACGGCCACGGTGAACACGCCCGCGCCGGCCCCGCCGCCTCCCCCTCCCCCGCCGCCGGAGCCGACCCCCGAGCCGACGCCCGAGCCGAAGGTGGAGACGCCGGCCCCCGCGCCCGCGCCGAAGGCGGCGCCGGCCCCGCCGCCGGAGCCGGTATCGACGCCGGCGCCGAAGGCGTCGTCGAACCTGTGGCTGTGGCTGGCCCTCGGCGGCGGCGTGCTGCTGGCGCTGCTGGGACTGCTCGCGTTCCTGATGATGCGGAAGCAGCCGGAGGAAAGGCCGCGGAAGAAGGGGAAGAAGGCCGCCCGCCCCCGCGACGAGGATGACGACGACGAGGAAGAAGACGAGCGGCCGCGCCGGCGGCGTAAGTAA
- a CDS encoding secondary thiamine-phosphate synthase enzyme YjbQ yields the protein MRTIDVRTDRRTEFVDITADVRRAVREERLTDGAVVVYSPHTTAAVTVQENADPDVVHDLLLWLNGNIPKDVPGFRHAEGNSDAHLKSCLVGPSVLVPVAGGELVLGRWQGVYFCEFDGPRRREVKVQTIGNKL from the coding sequence ATGCGGACGATCGACGTGCGGACGGACCGGCGGACCGAGTTCGTGGACATCACCGCCGACGTCCGCCGCGCCGTCCGGGAGGAGCGGTTGACCGACGGGGCCGTCGTCGTCTATTCGCCGCACACGACTGCCGCCGTGACCGTGCAGGAGAACGCCGACCCGGACGTCGTCCACGACCTGCTGTTGTGGCTGAACGGGAACATACCGAAGGACGTGCCCGGCTTCCGCCACGCCGAAGGGAACAGCGACGCGCACCTGAAGAGTTGCCTGGTCGGCCCGTCGGTGCTGGTGCCGGTCGCCGGCGGCGAGTTGGTGCTGGGCCGGTGGCAGGGCGTGTACTTCTGCGAGTTCGACGGCCCCCGACGCCGCGAGGTGAAGGTGCAAACCATCGGGAACAAATTGTAA
- a CDS encoding AAA family ATPase: MSQPDVAAVAGRIIANIEKVIIGKKPQVTLAVAAYFCEGHILLEDVPGVAKTMLARALARSVGCTFKRLQCTPDLLPSEVTGASVFNQKSGEFEFRSGPVFAQTLLADEINRATPRTQAALLEAMAERRVSVDGQTYILKAPFLVIATQNPVDQEGTFPLPEAQLDRFLVRLSLGYPTLEEESKMLSRLQKGHPIDDLKAVVSAEDVLACQESIRGIFVDDKVKRYVLEIVHASRSHEDVLLGGSPRASLALYRTAQALAAIGGRDFALPDDVKKMAHPVLAHRMILKPESRLRKRTAELVVKDLVADARVPITDRQRETNTDDFDR; the protein is encoded by the coding sequence ATGTCCCAACCCGACGTGGCCGCCGTCGCCGGCCGGATCATCGCCAACATCGAGAAGGTCATCATCGGCAAGAAGCCGCAGGTGACCCTCGCCGTCGCCGCGTACTTCTGCGAAGGCCACATCCTCCTCGAAGACGTGCCCGGCGTCGCCAAGACGATGCTCGCCCGCGCCCTGGCCCGCAGCGTCGGCTGCACCTTCAAGCGGCTCCAGTGTACGCCGGACCTGCTGCCGTCGGAGGTGACCGGCGCGTCGGTGTTCAACCAGAAGTCGGGCGAGTTCGAGTTCCGCTCCGGGCCGGTGTTCGCCCAGACGCTCCTGGCCGACGAGATCAACCGCGCCACGCCGCGCACGCAGGCCGCGCTGCTGGAGGCGATGGCCGAGCGCCGCGTCAGCGTGGACGGGCAGACCTACATCCTCAAGGCGCCGTTCCTGGTCATCGCCACGCAGAACCCGGTGGACCAGGAGGGCACGTTCCCGTTGCCCGAGGCGCAGCTCGACCGCTTCCTCGTCCGCCTCAGCCTCGGCTACCCGACTCTTGAGGAGGAGAGCAAGATGCTGAGCCGCCTCCAGAAGGGGCACCCGATCGACGACCTGAAGGCGGTGGTGAGCGCCGAGGACGTGCTGGCGTGTCAGGAGAGCATTCGCGGCATCTTCGTGGACGACAAGGTGAAGCGGTACGTGCTGGAGATCGTCCACGCGAGCCGCAGCCACGAGGACGTGCTGCTGGGCGGCAGCCCGCGGGCGTCGCTGGCGCTGTACCGCACGGCACAGGCGCTGGCGGCGATCGGCGGCCGCGACTTCGCCCTGCCGGACGACGTGAAGAAGATGGCCCACCCGGTGCTGGCCCACCGCATGATCCTGAAGCCCGAGAGCCGCCTGCGCAAACGGACGGCCGAGCTGGTCGTCAAGGACCTGGTGGCCGACGCCCGCGTGCCGATCACCGACCGGCAGCGCGAGACGAACACCGACGACTTCGACCGCTGA
- a CDS encoding reverse transcriptase family protein, translated as MQPLPPADPYAAPDFLPIARGEIVSAAAGKNLMANAWQTGRTSIIPPADDPRTRLIDRALVTHGLLTPEDLAEIHRVGAEYARLKPSLENVALQAGFAGEAAVQAYREAKERLKQLKREEAARRKNERAEAVQRRRDTDVIFLGRGVSGRLHLRLSDPDRLAEYGLPVLHAPAEVAAALGLSIKQLRWLAFHTEAATRTHYVKFQVPKRSGGVRTLAAPHATLKRVQHWILEHVVSKFPVTEPAHGFVPGRGILSNATPHVGKAVVVNLDLSDFFPSVTFPRVRAVFERHGYSGSVATVFALLCTECPRTSATYAGTPYEVAIGPRGLPQGAPTSPGLSNQVARRLDKRLTGLAAKLGFAFTRYADDLTFSGDPEQAEKVGYLLSRVRHLAAEEGFTVNEKKTRVMRRNAAQTVTGIVVNDKPSVSRELLRQLRAILHRARAEGLDAQNRAGRENFRAWLDGTISFVAMVRPDVGAKLRAEYNALSERSS; from the coding sequence GTGCAACCTCTCCCGCCGGCCGACCCCTACGCCGCCCCGGACTTCCTGCCGATCGCGCGCGGCGAGATCGTGAGTGCGGCGGCCGGCAAGAATCTGATGGCGAACGCCTGGCAGACGGGCCGCACCAGCATCATCCCCCCGGCCGACGACCCGCGCACCCGGCTCATCGACCGCGCCCTCGTCACCCACGGCCTGCTGACGCCCGAGGATCTCGCCGAGATTCACCGCGTCGGCGCCGAGTACGCCCGGCTCAAGCCGAGCCTGGAGAACGTTGCCCTCCAGGCCGGGTTCGCCGGCGAGGCGGCGGTCCAAGCGTACCGCGAGGCGAAGGAACGGCTGAAGCAGCTGAAGCGAGAAGAGGCCGCACGCCGCAAGAACGAACGCGCCGAGGCCGTTCAGCGGCGGCGCGACACGGACGTGATCTTCCTCGGCCGCGGCGTCTCGGGTCGGCTCCACCTTCGTCTCAGCGACCCCGATCGCCTCGCCGAGTACGGCCTGCCGGTGCTCCACGCCCCCGCTGAGGTCGCGGCCGCACTCGGGCTCAGTATCAAGCAGTTGCGATGGTTGGCCTTCCACACCGAGGCCGCGACGCGGACGCATTACGTGAAGTTCCAGGTGCCGAAGCGCTCGGGCGGCGTCCGCACGCTGGCCGCCCCGCACGCCACGCTGAAGCGCGTGCAGCACTGGATTCTCGAACACGTCGTGAGCAAGTTCCCGGTCACGGAGCCGGCGCACGGGTTCGTGCCGGGCCGCGGCATCCTGTCGAACGCGACCCCGCACGTCGGCAAGGCGGTGGTGGTGAACCTCGACCTGTCGGACTTCTTCCCGAGCGTGACGTTCCCGCGGGTGCGGGCGGTGTTCGAGCGGCACGGCTACTCCGGCAGCGTCGCCACGGTGTTCGCGCTGCTCTGCACCGAGTGCCCGCGCACGAGCGCGACCTACGCCGGCACCCCGTACGAGGTGGCGATCGGCCCGCGCGGCTTGCCGCAGGGGGCGCCGACGAGTCCGGGGCTGTCGAACCAGGTGGCCCGGCGGCTCGACAAGCGGCTGACCGGCCTCGCGGCGAAGCTCGGCTTCGCGTTCACCCGATACGCCGACGACCTGACTTTCTCCGGTGACCCGGAGCAGGCCGAGAAGGTCGGCTATCTCCTCTCCCGCGTCCGGCACCTCGCCGCGGAGGAGGGTTTCACCGTCAACGAGAAGAAGACCCGCGTCATGCGGCGGAACGCGGCGCAGACGGTGACCGGCATCGTGGTGAACGATAAGCCGTCGGTGTCGCGGGAACTACTGCGACAGCTGCGGGCGATCCTCCACCGGGCAAGGGCCGAGGGGCTGGACGCCCAGAACCGCGCCGGCCGCGAGAACTTCCGCGCCTGGCTCGACGGCACGATCTCGTTCGTGGCGATGGTCCGCCCCGACGTGGGGGCGAAGCTGCGGGCCGAGTACAACGCCCTCTCCGAACGGAGTTCCTGA
- a CDS encoding RluA family pseudouridine synthase: protein MPPIVFVVDRRENGKTLAAVLKTRYGLSWAHAKRMIENRHVRVGQQVETDVARRLKVGKSVQLDSGMVEVKNATPTTTPPPKPKPKPVPKLVRLPGQLPDGDGVGSLLAAEAIVYADDTIVVVNKPAGLTTMRHKEEAEEFGRGKRFLPKTLADLLPAALGAPTRPVTAVHRIDRDTSGLVVFARTRAAAEHLTNQFRKHTADRRYLGLTRGAPKSGRIESLFVPDRGDGRRGTSRDLLTEDGKKAVTHVKVLEQLGPFAVVECRLETGRTHQVRIHLGEAGTPLCGERVYDRPLNGKPLPDRSSAERPMLHAARLGFVHPATDQPVSWDVKPPEDFAELWATMRRRAGDAG, encoded by the coding sequence ATGCCGCCGATCGTGTTCGTGGTTGACCGCCGGGAGAACGGCAAGACGCTCGCCGCCGTCCTGAAGACGCGCTACGGGCTGTCGTGGGCGCACGCCAAGCGGATGATCGAGAACCGCCACGTCCGCGTCGGTCAGCAGGTCGAGACGGACGTGGCTCGGCGGCTCAAGGTCGGCAAGAGCGTGCAGCTGGACAGCGGCATGGTCGAGGTGAAGAACGCGACCCCCACCACGACCCCGCCTCCGAAGCCGAAGCCGAAACCCGTTCCGAAGCTGGTCCGCCTCCCGGGCCAGCTGCCTGACGGCGATGGAGTTGGGTCGCTGCTAGCGGCCGAGGCCATCGTTTACGCCGACGACACGATCGTGGTCGTGAACAAGCCCGCGGGGCTGACCACGATGCGGCACAAGGAGGAGGCCGAGGAGTTCGGCCGCGGCAAGCGCTTCCTGCCGAAGACGCTCGCCGACCTGCTCCCGGCCGCGCTCGGGGCGCCGACCCGGCCGGTGACCGCCGTCCATCGCATCGACCGGGACACGTCCGGGCTGGTGGTGTTCGCCCGCACTCGCGCAGCGGCCGAGCACCTGACGAATCAGTTCCGCAAGCACACCGCCGACCGCCGCTACCTCGGACTCACTCGCGGTGCCCCCAAGAGCGGGCGGATCGAGTCGCTGTTCGTGCCAGACCGCGGCGACGGCCGGCGGGGCACCTCGCGCGACCTGCTGACCGAGGACGGCAAGAAGGCGGTGACGCACGTAAAGGTGCTGGAGCAGCTGGGGCCGTTCGCCGTGGTCGAGTGCCGGCTGGAAACGGGGCGGACGCACCAGGTACGCATCCACCTCGGCGAGGCGGGAACGCCGCTGTGCGGGGAGCGCGTGTACGACCGGCCGCTGAACGGGAAGCCGCTGCCGGACCGTAGCTCGGCGGAGCGACCAATGCTGCACGCGGCCCGGCTCGGGTTCGTTCACCCCGCGACGGACCAGCCGGTGAGCTGGGACGTAAAGCCGCCCGAGGACTTCGCCGAACTGTGGGCGACGATGCGGCGGCGGGCGGGCGACGCGGGCTGA
- a CDS encoding DUF4198 domain-containing protein has product MTRYLLPLVAVAAAAVAAPAHDTWVQTNTHIVRTGDAVHVDLMLGNHGNDHRDFKIAGKLAAASVGSFVVYAPDGKHYDLRPDLIDLGYAPKEGFHTAKFSPTVPGVYVAAQASDTVVNHGKMVRSVRSAKAYFLASASLDKVRDDWGGFDKAIGHPLELVAMKNPVAPLGPGTPIRVKLLHQGKALPGVKVSFVPRGVTLKEGDDPEYERVTPADGVVSFTPKAGNYYLVVAHHTVPAPAGETAYAEVKYAATLTVFVPDRCPCCAE; this is encoded by the coding sequence ATGACCCGCTATCTCCTGCCGCTCGTGGCGGTCGCCGCCGCGGCGGTCGCGGCCCCGGCCCACGACACCTGGGTGCAGACGAACACCCACATCGTCCGCACGGGCGACGCCGTCCACGTCGACCTGATGCTCGGCAACCACGGCAACGACCACCGCGACTTCAAGATCGCCGGCAAACTCGCCGCCGCGTCCGTCGGCTCGTTCGTCGTGTACGCCCCGGACGGCAAGCACTACGACCTGCGCCCCGACCTGATCGACCTCGGCTACGCCCCGAAGGAGGGCTTCCACACTGCGAAGTTCAGCCCGACGGTGCCCGGCGTGTACGTCGCGGCGCAGGCGTCCGACACGGTCGTGAACCACGGCAAGATGGTGCGTTCGGTCCGCAGTGCGAAGGCGTACTTCCTGGCGAGCGCGAGCCTGGACAAGGTGCGCGACGACTGGGGCGGCTTCGACAAGGCGATCGGCCACCCGCTCGAACTGGTGGCAATGAAGAACCCCGTCGCGCCACTGGGTCCGGGCACGCCGATCCGCGTGAAGCTGCTCCACCAGGGCAAGGCGCTGCCGGGGGTGAAGGTGAGCTTTGTGCCACGCGGGGTGACGCTCAAGGAGGGCGACGACCCCGAGTACGAGCGAGTGACGCCGGCCGACGGCGTGGTGTCGTTCACGCCGAAGGCGGGGAACTACTACCTGGTGGTGGCGCACCACACGGTGCCGGCGCCGGCCGGCGAGACGGCGTACGCGGAGGTGAAGTACGCGGCGACGCTGACGGTGTTCGTGCCGGACCGGTGCCCGTGCTGCGCGGAGTGA
- a CDS encoding WD40 repeat domain-containing protein, which translates to MFSPDGAILAVSGSRPRGKEYDPVLTLWDAASGRHLRTLPDASSDFSPDGKHLATPYPATGEVVIRDIKSWAEVRRLKCSRVESANYSPDGKHLLSHWGHYDRDTGRITGGEQVWNLADGRVVFEPTWEKDERCEWHWITRDGRLLMATNKQRLRTWNPRDGSDTSVKLEGGERLGHYTTDLTGTRLLYSGVEAIQTLDMTNGKVVHTFGGDGVGGEVAWLTDDGTEVVTTSKDGRVVIFDAANGRQRHAFFVAGVEKGHPPSVHPGPDPRWLVVHRSTPRNNDPLFDSWVSLYTRGGRLVRDDQHVITAAFDPAGRRVAVRAYTPELPGRPSRMTVTLHDAAAWLAGGAKN; encoded by the coding sequence GTGTTCTCGCCCGACGGCGCGATCCTGGCGGTGTCCGGGAGTCGGCCGCGGGGAAAGGAATACGACCCGGTTCTGACCCTGTGGGACGCCGCGAGCGGCCGCCACCTACGCACACTCCCCGACGCCTCGTCCGACTTCTCTCCCGACGGCAAGCACCTGGCGACGCCGTACCCCGCGACCGGTGAGGTCGTGATCCGAGACATCAAGTCGTGGGCGGAGGTTCGACGGCTGAAGTGTTCGCGGGTCGAGTCCGCCAACTACTCGCCGGACGGAAAGCACTTGCTGTCGCACTGGGGACACTACGACCGCGATACCGGCCGGATCACAGGCGGCGAGCAAGTCTGGAACCTCGCCGACGGCCGGGTCGTGTTCGAGCCGACGTGGGAGAAGGACGAACGTTGTGAGTGGCACTGGATCACCCGCGACGGCCGCCTTCTGATGGCCACGAACAAGCAACGCCTGCGGACGTGGAACCCGCGCGACGGCTCCGACACCTCCGTGAAACTGGAGGGCGGCGAGCGGCTCGGTCATTACACGACCGACCTGACCGGCACTCGACTGCTGTACTCCGGGGTCGAGGCGATTCAGACGCTGGACATGACCAACGGGAAGGTGGTCCACACCTTCGGCGGGGACGGCGTGGGCGGGGAAGTGGCGTGGCTCACCGACGACGGTACCGAGGTGGTAACGACCTCGAAAGACGGCCGGGTCGTTATCTTCGACGCTGCGAACGGCCGGCAGCGTCACGCCTTCTTCGTGGCCGGTGTCGAGAAGGGCCATCCGCCGAGCGTGCACCCCGGGCCGGACCCGCGCTGGCTCGTGGTTCACCGCTCGACGCCGCGGAATAACGACCCTCTGTTCGACAGCTGGGTGTCACTCTACACCCGCGGAGGCCGACTGGTGCGCGACGACCAGCACGTCATCACCGCGGCATTCGACCCCGCCGGCCGCCGCGTCGCCGTTCGCGCCTACACTCCGGAACTGCCCGGCCGGCCGTCGCGGATGACCGTGACCCTCCACGATGCGGCGGCGTGGCTGGCCGGCGGGGCGAAGAACTGA
- a CDS encoding polysaccharide biosynthesis/export family protein produces MRGACGLLAAALLCGVSGCLHPHGMGSPPPGGGVGVHGQPPIAVPPQGAVPRELDPITLPPYVIEAPDTLMIQVVQRTRVDDLDANGKAIIGDDGKAVKKDATKDLPVQAINGGGPFLVNPDGTVRLGFWGSVMVAGLTLDQAVEAIRQHLLRSEVLTRSGVRPESLVVIVDVISYNSKRYYVITDGGGYGEQVYPFPVQGSEKVLDAIANINGLPAVASKRNIWVARRCPHPDQPWQILPVDWVGITQHGQSFTNYQILPGDRVYVKAQRLVTIDTAMARMLSPIERMFGITLLGTSTVNQISGRGNGFNNNGF; encoded by the coding sequence ATGCGGGGGGCGTGCGGACTACTCGCGGCGGCGCTGCTGTGCGGCGTGTCCGGGTGCCTCCACCCGCACGGCATGGGCAGCCCGCCGCCCGGCGGCGGGGTCGGCGTCCACGGCCAGCCGCCGATCGCGGTGCCGCCGCAGGGCGCGGTGCCGCGCGAACTCGACCCCATCACGCTGCCGCCTTACGTGATCGAGGCGCCCGACACGCTGATGATCCAGGTCGTGCAGCGGACGCGGGTGGACGACCTCGACGCGAACGGGAAGGCAATCATCGGCGACGACGGGAAGGCCGTCAAGAAGGACGCGACGAAGGACCTGCCGGTGCAGGCGATCAACGGCGGCGGGCCGTTCCTGGTGAACCCCGACGGCACGGTGCGGCTCGGCTTCTGGGGCTCGGTCATGGTCGCCGGGCTGACGCTCGACCAGGCCGTCGAGGCGATCCGCCAGCACCTGCTGCGGTCCGAGGTGCTGACGCGGTCCGGGGTGCGGCCCGAGAGCCTCGTCGTGATCGTGGACGTGATCTCTTACAACAGCAAGCGGTACTACGTCATCACCGACGGCGGCGGCTACGGCGAGCAGGTGTACCCGTTCCCCGTGCAGGGGAGCGAGAAGGTGCTGGACGCCATCGCCAACATCAACGGCCTGCCGGCGGTGGCCAGCAAGCGGAACATCTGGGTGGCCCGCCGCTGCCCGCACCCCGACCAGCCGTGGCAGATCCTGCCGGTGGACTGGGTCGGCATCACGCAGCACGGGCAGTCGTTCACGAACTACCAGATTCTCCCCGGCGACCGCGTGTACGTGAAGGCCCAGCGGCTGGTGACGATCGACACCGCGATGGCCCGGATGCTCAGCCCGATCGAGCGGATGTTCGGCATCACCCTGCTCGGGACGAGTACGGTGAACCAGATCTCGGGCCGCGGCAACGGGTTCAACAACAACGGCTTCTAA